The following coding sequences are from one Lolium rigidum isolate FL_2022 chromosome 6, APGP_CSIRO_Lrig_0.1, whole genome shotgun sequence window:
- the LOC124668452 gene encoding probable inactive receptor kinase At2g26730, whose translation MSVAASAAALLLALAASLALLASAEPPASERSALLAFLTATPHERKLGWNTSTPACRWVGVTCDAAGSTVVALRLPGIGLLGAIPPATIGRLPSLQVLSLRSNRITGTIPDDLLQLSALRAVFLQNNALSGAIPAGVGRLGALERLVLAHNNLSGPIPFALNNLTSLRSLRLEGNRLSGKIPSISIPGLAAFNVSDNALNGSIPQSLARFPEDAFAGNLQLCGSPLPPCSPFFPSPSPAPGMSPSDVPGAASGKKKLSGLAIAGIVVGAVLAALLLLALIVFCAKKSRQQSGAREGPKAAAAAGQTRGVAPPETGMTTSSSKDDMGGGGGTGTSGSAAAAAVAAGAGTGEASRLVFLGKGAGYSFDLEDLLRASAEVLGKGSVGTSYKAVLEEGTTVVVKRLKDVAVARREFDAHMEALGRVEHRNLLPVRAYYFSKDEKLLVYDYLPNGSLSAMLHGSRGSGRTPMDWDARMRSALSASRGLAHLHSAHNLAHGNVKSSNVLLRPDYDAAALSDFCLHPIFASTTTRVGSGGYRAPEMVDSRRPTFKADVYSLGVLLLELLTGKSPTHASLEGDGTLDLPRWVQSVVREEWTAEVFDVELVRLGASAEEEMVALLQVAMACVATVPDARPDAPDVVRMIEEIGSGHGQTTTEESARGGTSEEERSRGTPPAVPTP comes from the exons ATGTCCGTCGCCGCGtccgcggcggcgctgctgcttgCGCTCGCCGCGTCGCTCGCGCTCCTCGCGTCCGCGGAGCCGCCTGCGAGCGAGCGGTCGGCGCTGCTGGCGTTCCTGACGGCGACGCCACACGAGCGGAAGCTCGGGTGGAACACCTCCACGCCGGCCTGCCGGTGGGTCGGGGTCACCTGCGACGCCGCGGGCTCCACCGTGGTGGCGCTCCGCCTCCCGGGGATCGGGCTCCTGGGCGCCATCCCGCCGGCCACCATCGGCCGGCTCCCGAGCCTCCAGGTGCTCTCGCTGCGGTCCAACCGCATCACTGGAACCATCCCCGACGACCTGCTCCAGCTCTCCGCGCTCCGCGCCGTCTTCCTGCAGAACAACGCCCTCTCCGGCGCCATCCCGGCGGGGGTCGGCCGGCTGGGCGCGCTGGAGCGGCTGGTCCTCGCCCACAACAACCTGTCGGGCCCCATCCCGTTCGCGCTCAACAACCTCACCTCGCTGCGGTCCCTGCGGCTGGAGGGCAACCGCCTCTCCGGCAAGATCCCCAGCATCAGCATCCCGGGCCTGGCCGCCTTCAACGTCTCCGACAACGCGCTCAACGGCTCCATCCCGCAGAGCCTGGCGCGGTTCCCGGAGGACGCCTTCGCGGGGAACCTCCAGCTCTGCGGCAGCCCGCTCCCGCCATGCAGCCCCTTcttcccctccccgtcgccgGCACCCGGGATGAGCCCCAGCGACGTGCCCGGGGCGGCGTCCGGCAAGAAAAAGCTCTCCGGTTTGGCAATCGCCGGCATCGTGGTGGGCGCAGTGCTGGCGGCGCTGCTCCTGCTGGCCCTCATCGTCTTCTGCGCGAAAAAATCCCGGCAGCAGAGCGGCGCCCGCGAAGGACCgaaggcggcggctgcggcggggcAGACGCGAGGCGTGGCCCCGCCCGAGACCGGCATGACGACGTCCTCGTCCAAGGACgacatgggcggcggcggcggcaccggcACGTCCGggtcggcggccgcggcggcggtggccgcggGCGCCGGCACCGGGGAGGCGAGCCGGCTGGTGTTCCTGGGGAAGGGCGCGGGCTACAGCTTCGACCTGGAGGACCTGCTCCGCGCGTCGGCGGAGGTGCTGGGCAAGGGCAGCGTGGGCACGTCGTACAAGGCGGTGCTGGAGGAGGGGACGACGGTGGTGGTGAAGCGGCTCAAGGACGTGGCGGTGGCGCGGCGCGAGTTCGACGCGCACATGGAGGCGCTGGGCCGGGTGGAGCACCGCAACCTTCTCCCCGTCCGCGCCTACTACTTCTCCAAGGACGAGAAGCTGCTCGTCTACGACTACCTCCCCAACGGCAGCCTCTCCGCCATGCTCCACG GGAGCCGGGGTTCAGGCCGGACACCGATGGACTGGGACGCCCGCATGCGGTCGGCGCTGTCGGCCTCTCGCGGGCTCGCGCACCTGCACTCCGCGCACAACCTCGCGCACGGCAACGTCAAGTCCTCCAACGTGCTCCTCCGGCCGGACTACGACGCCGCCGCGCTGTCCGACTTCTGCCTCCACCCGATCTTCGCCTCCACGACCACCCGCGTCGGGTCGGGTGGCTACCGCGCGCCAGAGATGGTGGACTCGCGCCGGCCCACGTTCAAGGCCGACGTGTACTCCCTGGGCGTGCTCCTGCTGGAGCTCCTCACCGGCAAGTCCCCGACGCACGCGTCCCTCGAGGGCGACGGCACGCTGGACCTCCCGCGGTGGGTGCAGTCCGTGGTGCGCGAGGAGTGGACGGCGGAGGTGTTCGACGTCGAGCTGGTGCGACTCGGCGCCAGCGCCGAGGAGGAGATGGTGGCGCTGCTGCAGGTGGCTATGGCGTGCGTGGCCACCGTGCCGGACGCGCGGCCGGATGCCCCCGACGTTGTCAGGATGATCGAGGAGATCGGCAGCGGCCACGGCCAAACGACAACCGAGGAGAGCGCTCGTGGGGGAACTTCGGAGGAGGAAAGGTCGAGAGGCACGCCTCCGGCCGTCCCGACGCCGTGA